A portion of the Acidobacteriota bacterium genome contains these proteins:
- a CDS encoding mercuric reductase, with protein MAEQIEMLPADEHNRRLIDNVHPPDWKNPEPADRYHLVVIGAGTAGLVSAIGAAGLGAKVALIERELMGGDCLNVGCVPSKGVIRAARAWHQVKTAAERFGAPAVNGSGDFAQAMERMRKIRADISKVDGAARFRDAGIDVFLGSGRFTGPDTVEVAGAKLKFRKAVIATGARASAPPIPGLAEVGYLTNETIFSLTELPRRLVVLGGGPIGCEMAQSFARFGTEVTLLDMAPHTLIREDADAAEVVQEAMLADGVKLELGVKITAASADGGSKALEWERDGETGRAYGDDILVAAGRAPNVDDMGLEAAGVRFNKRGVEVDDRLRTSNSNIFAAGDVASKYQFTHAADAMARIVIQNALFFGRKKVSDLVIPWCTYTSPEIAHVGMYEQDAQEQGIEVDTLTLPLDDIDRALLDGEDEGFLRVHLKKGSDTLLGATLVAEHAGDMIGELCLATTEGIGLGKIASVIHPYPTQGEVVKKAADTWNRGKLTPTVQRLFGWWFRIFR; from the coding sequence ATGGCCGAACAGATCGAGATGCTTCCCGCCGACGAACACAACCGGCGATTGATCGACAACGTCCATCCGCCGGATTGGAAAAACCCTGAGCCCGCCGACCGCTACCACCTGGTGGTGATCGGCGCCGGCACCGCCGGCCTGGTATCGGCCATCGGCGCCGCCGGCCTGGGCGCCAAGGTGGCCTTGATCGAGCGCGAGCTGATGGGCGGCGACTGCTTGAATGTCGGCTGCGTGCCGTCCAAAGGCGTGATCCGCGCCGCTCGCGCCTGGCACCAGGTGAAGACCGCCGCCGAACGATTCGGCGCGCCGGCGGTCAACGGCTCCGGCGACTTCGCCCAGGCGATGGAGCGCATGCGGAAAATCCGCGCCGACATTTCCAAGGTGGACGGCGCGGCGCGCTTCCGCGATGCCGGCATCGACGTATTCCTCGGCTCCGGCCGGTTCACTGGGCCGGACACGGTGGAGGTCGCGGGAGCGAAGCTCAAGTTCCGCAAGGCGGTCATCGCCACCGGCGCCCGCGCCTCGGCGCCGCCCATCCCAGGCCTCGCAGAGGTCGGCTACCTGACCAACGAAACGATCTTCAGCCTGACGGAACTGCCCCGCCGCCTGGTGGTCCTCGGCGGCGGTCCCATCGGCTGCGAAATGGCCCAATCCTTCGCCCGCTTCGGCACCGAGGTCACCCTGCTCGACATGGCACCCCACACCCTCATCCGCGAAGACGCCGACGCCGCCGAGGTCGTGCAGGAAGCGATGCTGGCGGACGGTGTGAAACTCGAACTGGGAGTCAAGATCACCGCCGCCTCGGCGGACGGCGGCTCCAAGGCCCTCGAATGGGAGCGCGACGGCGAGACCGGCCGGGCCTACGGCGACGACATCCTGGTGGCCGCCGGCCGGGCGCCGAACGTCGACGACATGGGTCTCGAAGCGGCGGGGGTCCGGTTCAACAAACGGGGCGTCGAAGTGGACGACCGCTTGCGGACCTCCAACTCCAACATCTTCGCCGCCGGCGACGTCGCCTCCAAGTACCAGTTCACCCACGCCGCCGACGCCATGGCCCGCATCGTGATCCAGAACGCTCTGTTCTTCGGCCGCAAGAAGGTGAGCGACCTGGTGATCCCGTGGTGCACCTACACCAGCCCGGAGATCGCCCACGTCGGCATGTACGAGCAGGACGCCCAGGAGCAGGGCATCGAGGTCGACACCCTCACCCTGCCCCTCGACGACATCGACCGGGCGCTCCTCGACGGCGAGGACGAGGGATTCCTGCGGGTGCACCTCAAGAAGGGATCCGACACCCTCCTCGGCGCCACCCTGGTGGCGGAGCACGCCGGCGACATGATCGGCGAACTCTGCCTAGCGACCACCGAAGGGATTGGTTTGGGAAAAATCGCCTCGGTGATCCACCCCTACCCCACCCAGGGCGAGGTGGTCAAGAAAGCCGCCGACACCTGGAACCGCGGCAAGCTCACGCCGACGGTGCAGAGACTTTTCGGGTGGTGGTTTCGGATCTTTCGCTGA
- the glnA gene encoding type I glutamate--ammonia ligase, giving the protein MSAKAFFELAKKKGAEMVDLKFTDFLGTWQHCSFPVDVWDEKTFVDGVGFDGSSIRGWQAIDVSDMLAVPIAESAKIDPFFERPTLSVLANIVDPITGEAYTRDPRYVARKGLDYLKKTKIADTCWIGPEPEFFIFDEVRYQQSQHLGMYQIDSVEGAWNTARIEEPNLGYKPSFKGGYFPVSPTDTYHDLRGEMVYAMRDLGIQVEAHHHEVGTAGQSEIDMKALPLLEMADQMMWFKYVIKNVAKNAGKTVTFMPKPIFEDNGSGMHTHLSLWKKGKPLFAGKEYAGLSQMALHGIGGVLKHAEAILAFAAPTSNSYRRLVPGFEAPVNLVMSARNRSAAVRIPMYNKSAKAKRFEFRCPDPTANGYLLFTALLMATLDGIQNEIDPGDPLDRDIYEMTADELSAFNKTPESLEQSLNALEKDHEFLLAGDVFTEDVVETWIRYKREHEVDPLRLRPHPYEFELYYDS; this is encoded by the coding sequence ATGAGCGCGAAAGCTTTTTTTGAACTGGCCAAGAAAAAGGGCGCCGAGATGGTGGATTTGAAGTTCACGGACTTCCTCGGCACCTGGCAGCACTGTTCGTTCCCGGTGGATGTCTGGGACGAGAAGACCTTCGTTGACGGGGTGGGCTTCGACGGCTCGTCGATCCGCGGTTGGCAGGCGATCGACGTGTCGGACATGCTGGCGGTGCCGATTGCCGAGAGCGCCAAGATCGATCCGTTCTTCGAGCGGCCGACGCTCTCGGTGCTCGCCAACATTGTCGATCCGATCACCGGCGAGGCCTATACCCGCGACCCCCGCTATGTCGCTCGCAAGGGCCTCGACTATTTGAAAAAGACGAAGATCGCCGACACCTGCTGGATCGGGCCGGAGCCGGAGTTCTTCATCTTCGACGAGGTTCGTTACCAGCAGTCGCAGCATCTCGGCATGTATCAGATCGACTCGGTCGAGGGCGCCTGGAACACCGCCCGCATCGAGGAGCCGAACCTGGGATACAAGCCCTCCTTCAAGGGCGGCTACTTTCCGGTAAGCCCGACGGATACGTACCACGATCTGCGCGGCGAAATGGTCTACGCGATGCGCGATCTCGGTATCCAGGTGGAGGCGCACCATCACGAGGTGGGCACCGCCGGTCAGAGTGAGATCGACATGAAGGCGCTGCCGCTCCTGGAGATGGCGGATCAGATGATGTGGTTCAAGTACGTCATCAAGAACGTCGCCAAGAACGCCGGCAAGACGGTGACCTTCATGCCCAAGCCGATCTTCGAGGACAACGGTAGCGGCATGCATACACACCTTTCGCTGTGGAAAAAGGGCAAGCCGCTGTTTGCCGGCAAGGAGTATGCCGGGTTGTCGCAGATGGCGCTCCACGGCATCGGCGGCGTGTTGAAGCACGCCGAAGCGATCCTCGCCTTCGCGGCGCCCACTTCGAATTCCTACCGCCGCTTGGTGCCGGGATTCGAGGCGCCGGTGAACTTGGTGATGTCTGCCCGCAACCGCTCGGCGGCGGTGCGCATCCCGATGTACAACAAGAGCGCCAAGGCGAAGCGCTTCGAGTTCCGCTGCCCGGATCCCACCGCCAATGGGTATCTGCTCTTCACGGCGTTGTTGATGGCGACCCTCGACGGTATCCAGAACGAGATCGATCCGGGCGATCCCCTCGACCGCGATATCTACGAGATGACGGCGGACGAGCTGTCGGCCTTCAACAAGACGCCGGAGAGCCTGGAGCAGTCTCTCAACGCGCTGGAGAAGGATCACGAATTCCTGCTCGCCGGAGATGTGTTCACGGAAGACGTGGTGGAAACCTGGATCCGCTACAAGCGCGAGCACGAGGTCGATCCCCTACGGCTCCGCCCCCACCCGTACGAGTTCGAGCTGTACTACGACAGCTAG
- a CDS encoding HD domain-containing protein has translation MTASRLQQQLRFILEIDRLKGVLRQTTLADGSRRENSAEHSWHITLMAFLLTEHAVSEELSVQRVMEMLLVHDLVEIDAGDTFCYDREAHRDKEEREQRAADRLFGLLPADQGERFRALWDEFEAGETLEARYAAALDRLQPVLLNLHSEGSSWRRHGIRRHQVWERNRPIGDGAPEIWSYIEEQLDLAVEAGRLKA, from the coding sequence ATGACCGCCTCTCGCCTCCAGCAGCAGCTCCGCTTCATTCTGGAAATCGATCGCCTGAAGGGGGTGCTGCGGCAGACCACCCTGGCGGACGGCTCGCGCCGCGAAAACTCCGCCGAGCACTCTTGGCACATCACCCTGATGGCTTTCCTGCTGACCGAGCACGCGGTGAGCGAAGAGCTGTCGGTGCAGCGGGTGATGGAGATGCTGCTGGTGCACGACCTGGTGGAGATCGACGCCGGCGACACCTTCTGCTACGACCGAGAGGCCCATCGCGACAAAGAAGAGCGCGAGCAGCGGGCGGCGGATCGCCTTTTCGGCCTGCTGCCGGCGGACCAGGGCGAGCGCTTCCGCGCCTTGTGGGATGAGTTCGAGGCCGGCGAAACCCTCGAAGCCCGCTACGCCGCCGCCCTCGACCGACTCCAGCCGGTGCTCCTGAACCTCCACTCCGAAGGTTCCTCCTGGCGCCGCCACGGCATCCGGCGCCACCAGGTGTGGGAGCGCAACCGCCCCATCGGCGACGGCGCTCCGGAGATCTGGTCCTACATCGAAGAACAGCTAGACCTGGCGGTGGAAGCGGGACGACTGAAGGCGTAG
- the glnA gene encoding type I glutamate--ammonia ligase yields the protein MTEKDLLKCCESEAVRFLRLQFTDLMGTLKNVEVPRSQFEKAFDGEITFDGSSILGFTRLEESDMLLVPDLATFEINPWESGDGSRVARVLCDVHQPNGRPFEGCPRHTLKRQLARAEEMGFATAFGPELEFFLFRKDAEGRTLVETHDVGGYFDLTPVDRGEQCRRAIVVELEAMGFEIEAAHHEVAPGQHEIALRQADAVTCADRIATFRFVVKKVALDHDLHATFMAKPIFGVNGSGMHTHQSLLGPKGENLFFDAEAEGQLSALARGYIAGILRHAPALVAITNPLVNSYKRLVPGFEAPVNIAWSERNRSPLVRVPARRGPSTRCEVRSPDPSANPYLALTVMLAAGLDGIAEELDPGPPVNKNIFTMSHREKRRLKIDTLPVNLSDALDALDKNAVIREALGEHIHGQFIAAKRQEWSEYISHVHPWEIERYLATT from the coding sequence ATGACCGAAAAAGACCTTCTCAAATGTTGCGAGTCCGAGGCCGTGCGCTTTCTGCGGCTGCAGTTCACGGACCTGATGGGGACCCTGAAGAACGTCGAGGTGCCGCGCAGCCAGTTCGAGAAGGCGTTCGACGGTGAGATCACCTTCGACGGTTCGTCGATCCTCGGTTTCACCCGTCTGGAAGAGTCGGACATGCTGTTGGTGCCGGATCTCGCCACCTTCGAGATCAATCCCTGGGAGAGTGGCGACGGCTCGCGGGTGGCGCGGGTGCTGTGCGACGTCCACCAGCCGAACGGTAGGCCCTTCGAGGGATGCCCACGGCACACCCTCAAGCGGCAGCTGGCGCGCGCCGAGGAGATGGGATTTGCCACTGCCTTTGGGCCGGAGCTGGAGTTCTTCCTGTTCCGCAAGGATGCCGAGGGGCGCACTCTGGTCGAAACCCACGACGTCGGTGGCTACTTCGACCTGACGCCGGTGGACCGCGGCGAGCAGTGCCGCCGGGCGATCGTGGTGGAACTGGAGGCCATGGGCTTCGAGATCGAAGCGGCGCACCACGAGGTCGCGCCGGGGCAGCACGAGATTGCGCTACGCCAGGCCGACGCGGTGACCTGCGCCGACCGCATCGCCACCTTCCGCTTCGTGGTCAAGAAGGTGGCCCTCGATCACGATCTGCACGCCACCTTTATGGCGAAACCGATTTTCGGGGTCAACGGCTCCGGCATGCACACCCACCAGAGCCTGCTGGGTCCGAAGGGCGAGAACCTGTTCTTCGATGCCGAGGCCGAGGGACAGCTTTCGGCGTTGGCGCGCGGCTATATTGCTGGCATCCTGCGCCACGCGCCGGCGCTGGTGGCGATCACCAACCCGCTGGTCAACTCCTACAAACGGCTGGTCCCGGGCTTCGAGGCGCCGGTCAACATCGCCTGGTCGGAGCGCAACCGCAGTCCGCTGGTGCGAGTGCCGGCGCGGCGCGGGCCGTCGACCCGCTGCGAGGTTCGCTCGCCGGATCCGTCGGCGAATCCCTACCTGGCGTTGACGGTGATGCTGGCGGCGGGCCTCGACGGAATTGCCGAGGAGCTGGATCCGGGGCCGCCGGTGAACAAGAACATCTTCACCATGAGCCATCGGGAGAAGCGCCGGCTCAAGATCGATACGCTGCCGGTCAATCTCTCCGACGCCCTCGACGCCCTGGACAAGAACGCGGTGATCCGCGAGGCCCTAGGGGAGCACATTCACGGACAATTCATCGCCGCCAAGCGGCAGGAGTGGAGCGAGTACATCTCCCACGTCCACCCCTGGGAGATCGAGCGCTACCTGGCGACCACCTGA
- a CDS encoding TVP38/TMEM64 family protein: MSQRESSAGSSAGSSRWQTIGKGIAGLALVAAIVWLAKDGKEYVQQFREWVETLGFWGPAVFVFGYAVATVAFLPGWLLTVSAGAIFGLAFGTLWAFLGATLGASLSFLISRYLARGWVESKVAGWPRFKAIDKAIGKEGAKIVALLRLSPVFPFSLGNYALGLTNVKFVHYLIACFAMLPGTLLYVYYGKVFGAVAEEKGALEWVLLGVGLLATLAVTVIITKKAKKALEGEVEGDLEEGDGEDA; the protein is encoded by the coding sequence ATGTCTCAAAGGGAGAGCTCTGCGGGCTCCAGCGCGGGAAGTTCGCGCTGGCAGACCATCGGGAAGGGGATCGCCGGCCTGGCCCTGGTGGCCGCCATTGTGTGGCTGGCGAAGGACGGTAAAGAGTACGTTCAGCAGTTCCGCGAGTGGGTGGAGACCCTCGGCTTTTGGGGTCCGGCAGTGTTCGTTTTCGGCTATGCCGTAGCCACCGTCGCTTTTCTGCCGGGTTGGCTGCTGACGGTCTCCGCCGGAGCCATCTTCGGCCTCGCCTTCGGCACCCTGTGGGCCTTCCTTGGCGCCACCCTCGGGGCTTCCCTGTCGTTTCTCATCTCGCGCTATCTGGCCCGCGGCTGGGTGGAGTCGAAGGTCGCCGGTTGGCCCAGGTTCAAGGCGATCGACAAGGCGATCGGCAAGGAGGGCGCCAAGATCGTCGCCCTGCTGCGGCTGTCGCCGGTCTTCCCGTTCAGCCTCGGCAACTACGCCCTGGGGCTCACCAACGTCAAGTTCGTCCACTATTTGATCGCCTGTTTCGCGATGCTGCCGGGCACTCTGCTCTACGTGTACTACGGCAAGGTCTTTGGCGCCGTGGCGGAGGAAAAAGGGGCGCTCGAGTGGGTGCTCCTCGGGGTCGGCCTGCTGGCGACCCTCGCCGTCACCGTGATCATCACCAAGAAAGCCAAGAAGGCCCTCGAAGGCGAGGTCGAAGGGGATCTCGAAGAGGGCGACGGAGAGGACGCATAA
- a CDS encoding CRTAC1 family protein: MPFSDHSLRTAAGLTVAGLLFAGPFFAAPRAVGEEIFVERAAAAGLDFVHFTGATGKLFFPEIAGAAGALLDYDGDGDLDVFLAQGTMLGDEQDPKKAKIPPRGKLPPSDRLYRNDLSVLPNGERRLSFTEVTAESGLAASTGYGMGAAAGDYDGDGHVDLYVTNFGSNVLWRNRGDGTFEDVTQKAGADDPRWSVSAVFFDADGDGHLDLYVGNYVDFQPAKKVPCLDTTGRVDYCGPKSYPPEPDRLLHNRGDGTFVDITAAAGLAAPGPALGVAATDFDGDGRIDLFVANDGEPNFLWMNQGDGKFIDEGLFRGTAVNGDGRAEASMGVDAADFDGDGDEDLFMTHLDGETNTLYLNDGAGQFLDASTARGVGAPSFSMTGFGTAWLDYDNDGHRDLLAVNGAVKTIPAQRDAGVAFPFEQRNQLLHNDGKGTFREVTDLAGKAFQLSEVSRGAMVGDLDNDGDPDVVVTNGEGPVRLLINQIGARAAWLGVEPWAGQGTALNARVEVRPKTGAALWGRSRPGGSYASSGDPRVLLGLGARKGPYEVRVYWPSGGVERWPEVAANAYTRLVRGTGETVSP, encoded by the coding sequence ATGCCCTTTTCCGACCACTCACTCCGCACCGCCGCCGGCCTCACCGTCGCCGGATTACTCTTCGCCGGCCCCTTTTTCGCCGCCCCGCGAGCCGTCGGCGAAGAGATCTTCGTCGAACGGGCGGCCGCCGCCGGGCTGGACTTTGTCCACTTCACCGGCGCCACCGGTAAGCTCTTCTTTCCCGAGATCGCGGGCGCCGCCGGGGCGCTGCTGGACTATGACGGCGACGGCGACCTCGACGTGTTTCTCGCCCAAGGGACGATGCTCGGCGACGAGCAGGATCCGAAGAAGGCCAAGATCCCGCCGCGGGGCAAGCTGCCTCCCAGCGACCGCCTGTACCGCAACGACCTCTCGGTGCTGCCGAACGGCGAGCGGCGCCTCTCCTTCACGGAGGTCACGGCGGAGTCCGGCCTCGCCGCTTCCACCGGCTACGGCATGGGTGCCGCCGCCGGCGACTATGACGGCGACGGCCACGTCGACCTCTACGTCACCAACTTCGGATCCAATGTGCTGTGGCGCAACCGCGGCGACGGCACCTTCGAAGACGTCACCCAAAAGGCCGGTGCCGACGATCCCCGGTGGAGCGTAAGCGCCGTGTTCTTCGATGCCGACGGCGACGGGCACCTCGATCTCTACGTCGGCAACTACGTCGACTTCCAGCCGGCCAAGAAAGTGCCCTGTCTGGACACCACCGGCCGGGTCGACTACTGCGGCCCGAAGAGCTATCCGCCGGAGCCGGACCGCCTGCTCCACAATCGCGGCGACGGCACCTTCGTGGACATCACCGCCGCGGCGGGCCTGGCGGCGCCGGGTCCGGCCCTCGGCGTGGCCGCCACGGATTTCGACGGCGACGGCCGGATCGACCTGTTTGTCGCCAACGACGGCGAGCCGAATTTCCTGTGGATGAATCAGGGAGACGGGAAATTCATCGACGAGGGCCTGTTTCGGGGCACCGCCGTCAACGGTGACGGCCGTGCCGAAGCCTCGATGGGGGTCGACGCCGCCGACTTTGACGGCGACGGCGACGAAGACCTGTTCATGACCCATCTCGACGGCGAGACCAACACGCTGTACCTGAACGATGGTGCGGGACAGTTCCTCGACGCCTCGACGGCCCGCGGAGTCGGCGCGCCGAGCTTTTCGATGACCGGCTTCGGCACCGCCTGGTTGGACTACGACAACGACGGTCACCGGGACCTACTGGCGGTCAACGGCGCCGTCAAGACGATTCCCGCCCAGCGGGATGCCGGGGTGGCGTTTCCCTTCGAGCAGCGCAATCAGCTGCTGCACAACGACGGCAAGGGGACCTTTCGGGAGGTCACGGACCTCGCCGGTAAAGCCTTCCAGCTTTCTGAGGTGAGCCGCGGAGCGATGGTCGGCGACCTCGACAACGACGGCGACCCGGACGTGGTGGTGACCAACGGCGAAGGGCCGGTGCGCCTGCTGATCAATCAGATCGGAGCGCGCGCCGCCTGGCTCGGAGTGGAGCCCTGGGCGGGCCAGGGCACAGCCCTCAACGCCCGCGTCGAGGTGCGGCCGAAGACCGGAGCCGCTCTGTGGGGCCGCAGCCGGCCGGGCGGCAGCTATGCCTCCTCCGGGGA